The nucleotide sequence TTGCGCAGAGCCATGAAGATGATGCCGTAAGTGGCCACGCGTAGCGGCAAATTCAGCAGGTAAACCCGGAAAAAAGGCACCGAGCCAAGGTAGGTCTCCGTATAGAGAAAGGTGATGAGCGGTGTGGCGAAAATCAGTCCCAACACGGCAAAGGGGAAGATGACAAGGGCGTTTTTGCGCACCGCGGCGCGATAGACCTCGGTCATTTTGGCTGGCTCAGAACTGATGTGCGGCAGCAGGATGGCGTTCACGGAGTTGTTCAGGATAGAGATGAAGGGCAGTTCCATCGCGCCGATCGAGAACACGGCATATTGGGCTGGCGTGAAGAATCCTGAGACCACCAGCTTATCAAGCTGGATCGAAAGCATGCCGATGATGGAGGACAGGCCCAGGGGTAGCGAATACCGGAAAACCTCTTGGTAAAAGCCGGGATCGAAGCTGACCTTTGTAAGCCAGTGCCGCAGCTGGAACTGCGCGAAGCCCCATTGCAGCAAAGCGGAGACCATCAGGGCCAGAACAATGTAATAGAGGTTTTTGGTGATCAAAGCCGTCCCCAGGATCAGCACAAAATCGGTCGCCACGCTGAAGAGGGTGAAAACCGCTGTCTTTCTCGGCTGCTTGAGGCCCAGCATGATCTGGCTGTAGATCTGGGTGATGAACATGAACAGCGGATAGACGGCGTAAAGGATAAGCAGCAGTTCCAACTGGGGATTGTTGAAGAGGCGGGCGATGAAACCCCGCAGCAGAAAGATGCCCAGGCCAAAAACGAAGGCCAGTGCGCTCACTAGATTAACCGTGCGGCTTATGAATTCGCGCTTGGAATCGATGTGCCGCAGTTTGGGCAGAAAATAGAGCACACTCTGGGGAATTCCCAGCAGCAGGAGAGTGGAAAAAGTGCTGTAGATAAGGAAAAGCTGGCGATAGGAACCCAACTCGGCCGGCACCAAAATCCGGGCAAGTAAGATGCCCACTAGCGATTTGAGCCCAAAGCGGATGAACTCCACTGTAGTGAGCATTCCGGCCTGTTTGCTGCGGTCTGTGTTCATCTCGTCAACCCCGGAAAGGTAACCGGAATCACATATTCAAAGAGGTCCATATCCCGGAAGAGGCTGACCAGATAGGTGCCGGGAACGATTCGCTCGCCATTGGCCAGCACTCCGTTCCAGTGGTCCCGATTCAGCCCTTTCAGATAATAACGCACGCGGCGGTAATGCATCCGGTTGAAGGGATCCCTAAGTTCCAGCGTCCATCTGCCTTCCAGCGGCACCAGCAGCTCCAGCGAGTAGAGTCTGCCTTCGGTGCTGACCTTCACGTCTGCTGCAAACCTTGTTCTGGCGGTGCTTTCACCCAGAGGGTCCAGCGCCGAGAGATTAGCGATAATTTCATCGGAATAGGCCAACCGGGAAAGATGCTGGAGGGCGCTGTCCTTCAGCAATCCGTCATAACTGAAGAGGGCGATACCGGCAAAATCGCGTTTGCGTATCTCGCCAATCCTTTCCGCCACGTCCATGATGTTGTAATTACGGGCCAGGACATTCGGAACGAGCGAATCTCCGTTGTTGTTCCAGGCGCGGATGCCCATCACGATCTTTTCGCTTAAGCCTGTCCTGTCGGCTGCGTCGAGGCTTTCGCGGAATTTGACGCTGTCTGTCGAGTAATTCATTGGGCAGACGTAATCAACCAAACCCCGTTCCAGCCAGTCTTTCCAGTCCTGGGCGTAATAGCGGGCGGCGCTGTCTGGATCCGGCATCACGGCGGCACTTAAGATGAGGCCGGGAGATATCTTATCCACGAGCTGGCGGATGGTTTCCACCAGGGAGGTCACCTGCAGGATGCGCCACTCGTTCCAGTCCAGGTTTTGCTGGGCTTTAACATCGTTGTAGCGGCTCATGGAAATGGGGTGGTAGCCCAGGCTGGAATTGGGATAGCGGATGTAATCAAGATGCAGGCCGTCGAGCTCGGGATAGCCGCTGAGCAGGTCTCCGACAACGTTGAATATGTGTTCCCGCGCCTCCGGTATGCCCGGATCGATGTAATGGCCGGCATTTTCTGCCGCTGAAGGCCGCAATAGGTTGCGGTCGAAGGTGATCCAGTCGCGGTGGTTGCGGTAAATGTAGTTGCGCTGTATCAGTTCCGGATCGGATGGAGTGGCATTGAGCACAACTATCCAGGCATGTACGCGCAAATTACGTTTGTGGGCTTCCCGCAGGATCAGTTCCAAGGGGTCAAAATCCACTCCGTCCAGCACATGGCTGCGGTATTCGGGATTGGGATAATCGTCCGGGCGTCGGTTGGTTTGATAAAGTGCGTCGGAGCGATAGCGGACCTCGACATAGATGTCCGTCTGCTGAGAAGCGGCGGCACTGCTAACAAAGGCCTCCACCTTTTCAGGGGTGTTCATGCTCCAGGGTAAAACCCAAATGGCCCGTATTTCCTGCGTCCTGGCGCTCAGGCAGAGAGCCAGTCCCGCCAGGATCAGCATCAGGGCTGCCTTACGCACTGGGTTCCTCATCTGGTTTCACTTTTTGCACTCCCACGTCTGCCGCTCCATCCTTCAGCCTCAAGCTAAGTTCATCGCCCGGGCTGAGTTCCAGCACGGAACTTACGATCCGGTTGCCGCGCATGACCAGGCTGTAGCCACGTTCCAATACGCTCAAAGGAGAGAGGTTGCGCAAGTTCAGTTTGGCCTTTTCCAAACGGTTCCTGATCTCTGTTTGCCGGGCCTGGCCCAGGGTGCCGAGGGTGAGGCGCAGTTCGCCCAGGCGTTGGTATAGGATTTGGAAATTCAACCTCAGCTGCCCCTGAATCTCATGCAGGGCCAGATTTTGGCGCAACCTGGCCTGCTGAATGGAAGCCTGGATGCGGGAAGCTCCCCGGATCAGGTCCATGGCCGCGGTGTCTACCCTGATTTGCATGCTCTGCCACAGCTTTTCGGGGTGGTAGCGTTCCAGGCTGATCTGCAGTTCGCCCAAACGGCGTTTGCTGCTTTCGGTGGCTCGAGACATGAGCAATCCCAGCCTGCTGGCTAAAGCTGCCAGATGGCCTTGCATATCTTTCTTATCAGGCACGGCTAGTTCTGCTGCAGCAGAAGGAGTTGGAGCCCTGAGGTCAGCCACGAAATCCGCTATGGTGAAATCGATTTCGTGCCCCACAGCGGAGATAACTGGTAGGCGCGAAGCGAAGATGGCGCGGGCTAGGGCTTCGTCATTGAAACAGAACAGGTCTTCCTGCGAGCCGCCGCCACGGGTGAGGATTATCAGATCGGCCTCATCGCTGGCGTTGAAATGCTGGAGCCCAGCGATCAGGCTTGCGGGCGCTTCGGGACCCTGCACTAGAGCGGGATAGACTATCACCTCAGCAGGCCAGCGGCGTTTAAGGATGTTCAGAATGTCCTGCAAAGCCGCCCCGGTGGGGGAGGTGACGATCCCGATGCGCTGCGGGAAAGGGGGCAGGGGCTGTTTGTGTTCCGCCTCGAAGAGCCCTTCCTCCTGCAGCTTGGCTTTCAAAAGCTCGAACTGCCTGGCGAGGTCGCCTTTTCCGGAAAGCTCCATGCTCTGGACGTTTAGATTGTAATAGCCGCCTTTTTCGAACACCGTCAGCCTGCCATAGCAAACCACCTCCATCCCTTCTTCCGGAGCGAAACTCAGGTTGAAGTTGGCGTTGCGGAAAAAGGTGCAGCGTAGCGTCGCGTTGGGGTCTTTGAGATTGAAATAGATGTGCCCGGAGCTGTGTCGGGTGAAATTGCTGATCTCGCCGCGCACGTAGAGCGGTTCGATCTGGGTTTCCACCACCTGCTTCAGATGCCGGGTTATCTCAAAAACGCTGAATACAATCAAATCATCCATGATAAGCCATCAAATCCGAGCATGGATATTTGTCAATGACCGGCTGCTCCTAACGCAGAAGCACCGCCTTTCGGACTACCGATCTTCCCTCCTGCTCCAAACGAATGAAAAACAGCCCAGAAGCAGCCTGGCGACCTTGCCGGTCTTTTCCGTTCCAGGCCAGCCGGTGCTTGCCGGCGGGAAGTTCGCCTTCCGCCAGGGTGGCCACTTTCTGGCCGCGTATGTTATACACTGACAAAGAAACAAGGCCTTTTCCGCTAAGCTCGAAGTTTAGTTTGGCGCTTTCCCGGAAGGGATTGGGATGGACGGAAAGCTGCATTTGCACGGGAGGAACAGCTTTGGACCTATCCGGAAGCGGGTTGTAGCGTTGTTCGGTTAGATGAACGTTCACGGATTTGGGGTTTTCGGGGGTCCGAATTTGCAACCAGTAATAGTCATTGGGGTTAATAACGCTGTTGTTGGCTTCCCAAGTGGTCCAAGGCGTCCATTCGATCAAACCGACGTTATCGAAAAGCGCCTGTGTCTGGCCGGAAGAAGCTCCTGTGCAGGTGAGGCGGATATCGAAATACCAAGCGTTGGGAGGGAGGGTGAGTTCCTTGTAATACCAGGTCCAGTCAGTGTTTCCGGAAATGTCGGCGGTGATGTATTCGCTGCCGATTTGATAACCCTGGCGGCTGTTGTAATAACGCACCTGAATGTTGGCATTGCCAGCGTTGACCGTCTTGATCCAGCCGTGGAGGATGAACTTTTTACTGTTGTCGTACCACTTGCAGAGTTTTTTTATGCCGGCTATTCTGGTCTGACCAGGTGGAGCCGAGATAAGGGCGCTGCGCTCTCCGTCGAAAACATCGTTGTAGGAAAAGCTTTGCAGGTCCCAGAGAGTGGAGCCCTCATCCTCGAAATTGCCATACCAGATGGTTTCCCTGCCCAGCCTGTAATCCGCGCTACTGACAGGTTCGATGGCGTTCACGGAGCTGATGCTGCCGTAGCGGGGAAGTTTCAGCGGTTTTGAAACGTTGCCCTGGCCTGTGACCGGCTCCAGCAGCAGGTTGTAGGTATAGGGATGGCTGCTCGAAGGGGCTTGGCTGCTGTCTAACAACACGCTGGCTGACATGCGGTTGTTGTCCACCACCAGGATTGTGTTAAGCTCGCGGCTGCGCATGGCCAGATAGTCCAGAATGTAAATCCCTAATTGGCCTGTTGCGGGTTTGGGGATGTATCCGTCGATGAAAACGGGCTGGATCAGAAAGTTGCTGAAGCCGCTGCGATCGGCATCGGCAGAGAAAATCAGCGAAGGCATAGTCTCCGGATAATCCAGGTCGAAAGCGAAGTTGCCCAGCGAATGCGCGATCACCTTGCCCTGGTAAACCTCAAAACCCTGGATGATATGGGGATGGTGCACGATAACGAGGTCCGCGCCGGAATCCACTGCCCAGTGCCGGATGGCGATATCCCAAAGGTGCGGGACATCCGTTCGGGGCGAGTAATCTTCATCCTGGTCATCACCGAGGAAGGGATTGTCGCTCTTGTCGTAACCGGAGCCGGGGGTCAGCGAATACTCGCTTCCACCGTGCATTTCCACTATTCTCAGGTCAGCCACTTCCGCCACTGCGTTCAGTTGCTGCGCAATGTAATACGGCGTCATGTAGGCGAAGCCGGGTTTGTTGTAGCCTGCCTGCAGATAGGGCTGGGCGTTGTTATACTGACCGGTGCGGTCGCTGCTGGCCAGGAAAGCGAGGTTGAGCCCGTTGCGGTTGATGAAGGCGGGGGTGTATGCCTGGTAGGAATCGATTCCCGCGCCACTGTACACAATGCCGTTCTGCTCGAGCAATCCGAGCATCTGGTTGAGGCCAGCCCAGCCGTAGTCGAGAACGTGGTTGTTGGCCAGGCTCACCTTGTCGATGCCGGCGTAAACCAGGCCGCTCACATTGTCAGGATTGCCCCGGTAAACCACACTTTTGGTGGGATGCGGGGTTCCCTGATTGGTGAGCACCACCTCCAGATTGGCCACTGTGAGGTCAGCTGCGTTGCCGAGCATATCGATGGTCGGGGCGAAAATCGCGTTCACGCCCAAAGTGGGGATTATCCCGTTGGAGAGTTCATAGCGCCGGGCTAGCATGATATCGCCCACAAAGTTTATTCTCAGGGGCAAGGAGTCATCGCCGGGATCAACATTCACCAGGGTTGAGCCAATGCCCCATCTGCCTGTGGAATCTGTCACGCGAAGCGTCGCCCGGTAGGGATGGCCGTCCTGAACTGTGTAGATATGGTAGGGATTGGCTTCAGTGCTGCTGAGGCTGTCTCCAAAGTCCCATTGGTAGAGGAAGGTATCACTGTCAGGATCGCTCACTTGGGAAAAGAACTGCACGCCCACATCCCTGGCTCCGGCAGCGCTATTCCCCTGCCAGGTAACCTGATGCGAAACTGTCACCGAGGGCGGCGCCCCCACATAGTCTGATATGTCCAGGATGGAATCGATCCACAGGCTGCGGTTGGCCACGCCGTCCAGATCGTTCACATAGACCAGGGAAGTGATCACGGGCAGGGTGTCGAAAAAAGCGTACCAGTCATCGGCTATGGGTATATGGTAAATGTTCCAGACCCCATTGGAAAAAGCGCCCTGATAGACTGGCACCCAGGTTTCGATATCAAGAATACGGGTCCCGGAGAAAGAGTAGAGCAATATGTTGGTGCCGTCGGAAAAGCCGATGCCCTGGATTTTCGCGCCGGAGGAGGTTTTCGCGGCCACCTGCCAGACCGCGCCGGAATCCACCACCACAGGAGAGATAAGCTGTTGTTTCCAGGTGTTGCCGGTCAACCGGAGGGACCAGGCGCTGCCCTGATGGGTGCCGCTGCTGGTCAGTTGCCAGGCGCTGGGGTTGATGTCCTCATCCTGCCAGGAAAGCAGGTCCACGCTTCCGCTTTCGAAATCCTCGATCACGGTGAAGCGCTGCCCAGCCCAAACGGAGACCGGCATCCAGGCCAGAATGGCCAGCAATGCCAAAAAGCCTGTTCCGATCCCGGTTCTCATACCACACCTCCCTTTCAAATAAAGGGGGCGCCATTTTTCGGCGCCCCTGTCAATAGCTTATTTGGCAGCCATACCCGCGGCCAGAGCCCGCAGATTCGCTTCCACGATCTGGTCGCCCTTGCGGCTGAAGTTGTCCGTGATGGCTTTGCTCAGTTCCTCCGCGCTGAAACCCAGATGAGTGGCAGCGGCGCCGAGCATCACTATATTCATGGACCGGGGTGCCTTGATTTCCTTGGCGATGCTGTCCGCGTCAATCAGAACGTGGTTCTTCAGCTTGCGGATTTCGTTGTAAACGGATTCGGCGTCCGGGTAGTTGGGGATGTTTTTGAAGGGGGTCATGTTGGCGATCAGCCAACCGTCAGCAGCCAGGTAAGGCAGGTAGCGCAGGGCTTCCATCGGCTCCACGGATAGGATCATGTCCGCCTTGCCCAGGGGGATGAGGTCGCTCCAGATGGGCGCGTCAGAGAGGCGGAGGTGGGATTGGACGTCGCCTCCGCGCTGGCTCATGCCATGCACTTCGGCCTGTTTGAGGTTCCAGCCGCGG is from Candidatus Cloacimonadota bacterium and encodes:
- a CDS encoding oligosaccharide flippase family protein, with protein sequence MNTDRSKQAGMLTTVEFIRFGLKSLVGILLARILVPAELGSYRQLFLIYSTFSTLLLLGIPQSVLYFLPKLRHIDSKREFISRTVNLVSALAFVFGLGIFLLRGFIARLFNNPQLELLLILYAVYPLFMFITQIYSQIMLGLKQPRKTAVFTLFSVATDFVLILGTALITKNLYYIVLALMVSALLQWGFAQFQLRHWLTKVSFDPGFYQEVFRYSLPLGLSSIIGMLSIQLDKLVVSGFFTPAQYAVFSIGAMELPFISILNNSVNAILLPHISSEPAKMTEVYRAAVRKNALVIFPFAVLGLIFATPLITFLYTETYLGSVPFFRVYLLNLPLRVATYGIIFMALRKTRYIMINSLVTLGLNLVLNLVLVRLIGMMGAVIATVIVTWLSVALYLYWMRHKLGLDLTELFPLKALLKTLLVAGISALPAYVVFWIFGRGWAFQFVALFVYLATFVVLGKLSNAILPYDIEYAQKLWAQFKSRFVKAR
- a CDS encoding family 10 glycosylhydrolase: MRKAALMLILAGLALCLSARTQEIRAIWVLPWSMNTPEKVEAFVSSAAASQQTDIYVEVRYRSDALYQTNRRPDDYPNPEYRSHVLDGVDFDPLELILREAHKRNLRVHAWIVVLNATPSDPELIQRNYIYRNHRDWITFDRNLLRPSAAENAGHYIDPGIPEAREHIFNVVGDLLSGYPELDGLHLDYIRYPNSSLGYHPISMSRYNDVKAQQNLDWNEWRILQVTSLVETIRQLVDKISPGLILSAAVMPDPDSAARYYAQDWKDWLERGLVDYVCPMNYSTDSVKFRESLDAADRTGLSEKIVMGIRAWNNNGDSLVPNVLARNYNIMDVAERIGEIRKRDFAGIALFSYDGLLKDSALQHLSRLAYSDEIIANLSALDPLGESTARTRFAADVKVSTEGRLYSLELLVPLEGRWTLELRDPFNRMHYRRVRYYLKGLNRDHWNGVLANGERIVPGTYLVSLFRDMDLFEYVIPVTFPGLTR
- the xseA gene encoding exodeoxyribonuclease VII large subunit, encoding MDDLIVFSVFEITRHLKQVVETQIEPLYVRGEISNFTRHSSGHIYFNLKDPNATLRCTFFRNANFNLSFAPEEGMEVVCYGRLTVFEKGGYYNLNVQSMELSGKGDLARQFELLKAKLQEEGLFEAEHKQPLPPFPQRIGIVTSPTGAALQDILNILKRRWPAEVIVYPALVQGPEAPASLIAGLQHFNASDEADLIILTRGGGSQEDLFCFNDEALARAIFASRLPVISAVGHEIDFTIADFVADLRAPTPSAAAELAVPDKKDMQGHLAALASRLGLLMSRATESSKRRLGELQISLERYHPEKLWQSMQIRVDTAAMDLIRGASRIQASIQQARLRQNLALHEIQGQLRLNFQILYQRLGELRLTLGTLGQARQTEIRNRLEKAKLNLRNLSPLSVLERGYSLVMRGNRIVSSVLELSPGDELSLRLKDGAADVGVQKVKPDEEPSA
- a CDS encoding T9SS type A sorting domain-containing protein; the encoded protein is MRTGIGTGFLALLAILAWMPVSVWAGQRFTVIEDFESGSVDLLSWQDEDINPSAWQLTSSGTHQGSAWSLRLTGNTWKQQLISPVVVDSGAVWQVAAKTSSGAKIQGIGFSDGTNILLYSFSGTRILDIETWVPVYQGAFSNGVWNIYHIPIADDWYAFFDTLPVITSLVYVNDLDGVANRSLWIDSILDISDYVGAPPSVTVSHQVTWQGNSAAGARDVGVQFFSQVSDPDSDTFLYQWDFGDSLSSTEANPYHIYTVQDGHPYRATLRVTDSTGRWGIGSTLVNVDPGDDSLPLRINFVGDIMLARRYELSNGIIPTLGVNAIFAPTIDMLGNAADLTVANLEVVLTNQGTPHPTKSVVYRGNPDNVSGLVYAGIDKVSLANNHVLDYGWAGLNQMLGLLEQNGIVYSGAGIDSYQAYTPAFINRNGLNLAFLASSDRTGQYNNAQPYLQAGYNKPGFAYMTPYYIAQQLNAVAEVADLRIVEMHGGSEYSLTPGSGYDKSDNPFLGDDQDEDYSPRTDVPHLWDIAIRHWAVDSGADLVIVHHPHIIQGFEVYQGKVIAHSLGNFAFDLDYPETMPSLIFSADADRSGFSNFLIQPVFIDGYIPKPATGQLGIYILDYLAMRSRELNTILVVDNNRMSASVLLDSSQAPSSSHPYTYNLLLEPVTGQGNVSKPLKLPRYGSISSVNAIEPVSSADYRLGRETIWYGNFEDEGSTLWDLQSFSYNDVFDGERSALISAPPGQTRIAGIKKLCKWYDNSKKFILHGWIKTVNAGNANIQVRYYNSRQGYQIGSEYITADISGNTDWTWYYKELTLPPNAWYFDIRLTCTGASSGQTQALFDNVGLIEWTPWTTWEANNSVINPNDYYWLQIRTPENPKSVNVHLTEQRYNPLPDRSKAVPPVQMQLSVHPNPFRESAKLNFELSGKGLVSLSVYNIRGQKVATLAEGELPAGKHRLAWNGKDRQGRQAASGLFFIRLEQEGRSVVRKAVLLR
- a CDS encoding indolepyruvate oxidoreductase subunit beta, with the protein product MKKDIILAGVGGQGILTIATILGAAALNRGWNLKQAEVHGMSQRGGDVQSHLRLSDAPIWSDLIPLGKADMILSVEPMEALRYLPYLAADGWLIANMTPFKNIPNYPDAESVYNEIRKLKNHVLIDADSIAKEIKAPRSMNIVMLGAAATHLGFSAEELSKAITDNFSRKGDQIVEANLRALAAGMAAK